The sequence GCCAATCTGACACCTGAACATGAAACAAAACACTGTTTTAATTCTGCACCCATTACTATCAAAAACTAACCAAAAGTATGTTATTAAATACCCCTCAGCTTCACTTTCGTGGACAGTACCATGTAACCCACCACACATAAAGTTACTCTTCCAGCTAATTAAAGATATGCTCTGGTATCCTCAGAAGATGTGAGTATTTTAATAAGCATACTAGAAAGGGGATGAGTCAGGAATGAGGGTTGAATTCTTTACAATAAAATAtgggggaattcccactgtggctcagtgggttaagaacccagctagtatccatgaggttgtgagttcgatccctggcccctctcagtgggttaaggatccggttttgctgaaagctgtggcgtaggtcacagatgtggatcagatctggcattgctgtggctgtggcacaggcctcagctctggtggcgtaggcctcagctgcagctctgattcaacctttagactgggaatgtccatatgccatggtgcagccctgaaaaaaaataaaaataggagttcccatcatggctcagtggttaacgaaccggactagtatccatgaggacacgggttcgatccctggcccctctcagtgggttaagaatccggtgttgccatggtctgtggtgtaggtcgcagactcagctcagatctggcattgctgtggctgtggtaaggccagcagctataactctgattggacctctagcctgggaacctccataagccatgggtgtggccctaaaaagacaaaagacaaaaaataataaaaataaaaaaataataaaatatgggaATACAGAACTGAATGTTCTTTTGTCAACAGTATGACattgtaaagaaaaaagtaggGAATTTGAAATAACAGCAcccatatataattttttagctttttttttttttttttttgtctttttgctatttcttgggccgctcccgcggcatatggaggttcccaggctaggggtcgaatcggagctgtagccactagtctacaccagagccacagcaacgcgggatccgagccgcatctgcaacctacaccacagctcacggcaacgccggatcgttaacccactgagcaagggcagggaccgaacccgcaacctcatggttcctagtcggattcgttcatcactgcaccacgacgggaactccttaagcttttttttttttttttttttttttgtctttttgctatttctttgggccgctcccgtggcatatggaggttcccaggctaggggtctattcggagctgtagccactggcctacaccagagccacagcaacgcgggatccgagccgcgtctgcaacctacaccacagctcacggcaacgccggatcattaacccactgagcaagggcagggaccgaacccgcaacctcatggttcctagtcggattcgttaaccactgcgccacaacgggaactccctccttaagcttttaaattaagtttatcaataggaaaataaatgccGAAGTTATTGAATGAAGTGACTAGAGGGAGGTAGTTTCTAGAAAGTGACTGCATCATTATTAACAccattgtcttctttttctaaaaggtGCTTTTAAAGATCGAGCTGAGCTGATAGATTTCAGCATACGGATCAAAAATGTTACAAGAAATGATGCCGGGAAGTATCGTTGTGAAATTAGTGCTCCATCCGAACAAGGTCAAAACCTGGCAGAGGATACGGTCACCCTGGAAGTATTAGGTGATGTGCTCAAATGTGTGTGATGACTCCTCCCCACCCTTACCCCCACCACCCAGCCCTGGTGGGGGCCCCAGTCGGTAAAGTTATAAACTGCCTTTCCTGCCAACTCTTGACTGTTTCTCCTTTTCACATCCTGTGGCTGCTAACATTTTACTCTTACTGATTCATTATGACAAAAATCTCTTTACATTTAGacttctcgttgtggtgcagtagaaacgaatctgactaggaaccatgaggtcattggttcgatccctggtctcactcagtgggttaaggctccagcgttgccatgagctgtggtgtaggtagcaaatgtggctcggatcctgcattgctgtggctgtggtgtaggccagcagctgtagctccaattggaccccgagcctgagaacctccatatggcgcggatgtggccctaaaaagaaaaaaataaaaataaaaaataaaaaaaataaaataaaaattgaggcaTATCTTAATGGTCCTACGCTGTTTGCAGAAGCATTTCCTCAAGAGTTTAGTTTTCCATCACTTTCAGCATATGTAGTCATTCTGTTACCATAGAAAAGTTTCAAAGGAGATAATAGAAAagccaataaaacaaacaaacaaaaaaggcagctGGGGGGGGGTCTAGAAGtttttttggtaaagaaaggACATAAGCATTGATTGTGCAGCTAGTATGTGTTAGACTTTCtcacatatgtaattttactTAATCTTCACTGACAGAGTGGTTTTTACTGATGAGAGATAGATGCTAAGTGATTTTCCCCAGTCTGCACAGCTAGGAAGTATCTGGAGCAGGATTTGGAACCTGATGGAGTTAACTTTTCCCAAACCAATACCTTTAGTTACTCTAAGACTCACTAACAGGTGTAACTGCCCATGATGACAGCTGGTGGAAGAACACCTTTTCTTCTCCACAGATGTTACTAGAAAGTGCcaagcaaagagaataaaataactcttcttcctttttctatatAATCTAGGCTCTTTCTAAAATTCTAATAAGGTACTTTTAGTCTTGTACTCCTACAGAGCAAATGATGGCAAACTTAACAGCTTCAAACACTACCCATTTATTAGCTCATGGTTCTGTAGATTAAAAGTCCAGCATGACAGCTGGGTTCTCTGCCCCAGACATTGCAAGGCTGAGCTCAAGGAGTCCGCTGGGCTGAATTCTTGATTGGAGGCTCTCGGGAAAAATCTGCTGCCAAGCTCATTTTCGCGGTTGGCAGATTTTGGTTCCATGTGATTGTAGACCTGGTCCCCAGTCTATGCTGTCTGTCGTAGAGCCACCACATTCCTTGCCACGTGGCCTTCTTCACCCTCAATCCAGCAAAAGCACATTGAATCCTTCTTGGGCTTTGCATCTTTGACTTTCCCTTCTGTGAGTAGCCTGAGAAAAACTACTTAAGAGATCATGTGATGAGGTCGGACCCATCTATGTCTATAAAGATAATAGATTTGGGGCCTTAATTACAGCTCTAAAATCCCTTCAGAGTAGTACCTAGATTGGTGTTTGAGAGAAAGTGTGTATACACCAGAGGTGGGGAACTTGGGAGACCATCGTTAGAATTCTGCCTACTACAGACCGTTATTTCCCTGGATTGGACTAAAGTCTGATTTACTTTATAAATCCCTGGGACCAGAATAACTCTAAGTCAGGTATTCTCTACATTGGCCTGAATGGGACCTTAGTTTGAGTACTGGCCTTGAAAATATACTCAGGTTTGAGTTTTGAATGTAGTTGGTAATCATACATTTACACCATTggtgagggggagttcccttgtggcacagggggttaaggacctgtggttgtcactgcagcagcttgggccacggctgcagcttgggttcagtccctggcctgggaacttccacatgccacaggtgtggccaaaaaaaattgttttttgggTTAAGGAAAAAGTGGAGATTGTTTATCTAAAAGAGAATAGCTGTTATAGTAGCCAATGTAGTGCTTGCTATTGTTAACAGGTAAGTCCTGAACTCTCAGTGAGTGGCTCATACATAATAGACATTTCTTTCTCATGTAAATAAAGTCTAAATAGTTGAAGACAGAGATTGTAGTGGTGGAACTGTACGGCTCTACTTCATGACATCAGTAGGGACCCAAGCTGATATAAGTCTGATATCTTCAATGCCCAGTTCTCTGAGGTCACATGGATATTAACACCTATGTGgtaaagggaggggaaggggaatggAGAATCTTGCAGGAAGCTTTTATGGATCAGGCCTGGGAATAGCATTTATCACTTTCCCCTCATTCCATTAGCCAGAACTCTTGACTGACCCCATCTGGCTACAAGGGAATTGGAAAATGTGGTCTAGCTGTGTGGCCACCAAGAAAGGAAGTGGATCTCCCGAACAAGTAGCCAGTCTCTATCACAGGTGCCCAATAGGTCTGTCTTTACCTGGCTGTTAAGATCCTTATTTCGCTTGTacggagttcgcatcgtggctcagtggaaacaaatctgattagcatccatgaggatgcaggttcgatccctggcctcgctcagtggccatgagctgtagtgtagattgcaggttCGTCTCAggtcctccattgctgtggctgttgcgtaggctggcagctacagctctgattcgacccctagcccagggacttccatatgccactagtgcagccctaaaaagaccaaataaaaaataaaataaataaaaataaataaatgaataaaatcccTGTTTTGCTTGTAAATAACCAGTACCATTTGACTTCCATCCCTCAGTGGCTCCAGCAGTTCCATCATGTGAAGTACCCAGTTCTGCTCTGAGCGGCACTACGGTAGAGCTGCGATGTCAAGACAAAGAAGGCAATCCAGCTCCCGAATACACATGGTTTAAGGATGGCATCCGTTTGTCAGGGAATCCAAGACTGGATGCCCAAAGCACCAACAGCTCATATACAATGAATGTAAAATCTGGAAGTCTGGTAAGGACATTTCAAGCATTGGCCTAATAACTGtttgcatggggaaaaaaaacatcagAACTAGAATAATGAACAGTAGAGGGCTCATAACCATTGCTACTTAAGTGGCGAGAGGAAGGGGTAGCAGGAAAGACGGTGGCACTCACACAGGGAAGTGATGGAAAGGCTGCCACAGGAGAGAAGACAAAACGGAAGACTGGGGAGCTGGGCACACGAAGGTCTACACCAGGCGCCTGAAGTGAGCCAAGATGGATTCATGATGATGGATCAGGCCTGGAAAGTACCCAGTGCAGTCTCATGTTTAGAATATCAGGGAAATAAACGAAAAGTCTTTTGGGagagggagccctcctacactgttggcgggaatgtaaattggtggagccactatggaaaacagtagggaggttccttaaaaaactaaaaatacagttaccatttgatccaataatcccactcctgggcataatccggatacatgcaccccagtgttcatagcagcgctatttacaatagccgagacaggGAAGCAGCCAaactgtccatcagcagatgaatggataaaaaatatatagtataggagctcccactgtggggaagtgaaaatgaatctgactagtatccagggaaatgtgggttcaatccctggcctcaatcggtgggtGGGcaatctggccttgccatgagctgtggtataggttgcagacttggctcagatcctgtgttgctgtggctatgttgtaggctggcagctgtaactctaattcgatccttagcctggaaacttccatatgctgctggtgcagccttaaaaagaaaaaaaaaaatgttgtgtgtatacacacacacacacactcacacacacatatgtaataatggaatattagccataaaaatgaaataatgtcatttgcaacaacatggatggacctagaaattatcgtgtgaaatgaaataaatcagataaatatattgtagcacttatatgtggaatctaaaatataatacaactGAAGCTATTTACAAACTAGAgacggactcacagacatacaaaacaagcttatgttaccaaaggggagaaagagggggggaataaaataggagtttaaGATTAGCACATACACACTACTCTGTGTAAAATAGAGAAACGACAAGGCCCCACcacggtatagcacagggaactatattcaacattttgtaataaactgtaaggaaaaggaatatgaaaaagaatatatatgtaaaactaaatactttgctgtataccagaacctaacacaacattgtaaatcaactatacttcaaaaaaaaaaaaaaaaggctgtctCAGGGAAGCCCTGACCTCAGTGCCAACCATGTGGGAAGAGTAACTTTTGCCAACCTACAATAGGGTGTTTATGTCATTAAACTCTTTCATAACTGGATCATTGACAATTGAGTCTGTGACTTATGATTTTGTCCACATTGTCTGATTGATTGAAAAGCATTTCTAAGAAAGACTGATGGAAATCTATAAATAAGCTTTTTATAATTAATGACATTTACAAATAAAAgtgttgttaatattttttctctgactttttaaGGTAGCGGTGtgagtggaaaaaaaagtcattaagggaggtcccattgtggcttagtgtgttaagaacccagcatggtgtccgtgaggatgcaggttcgatccctgaccttgtccagtgggttaaggatccagcgttgctgtgagctgtggtataggtcacagacacggctcagatctggtgtttctgtgtctgtggcataggcgggcagctacagctcccattcaactcctagcctgggagcttccatatgctgcaggtgccaccctaaaaaaaaaaaaaaaaaaaaaaaaaaaaaaaaaaaaaaaaaaaatcgttaagtttgaagctttttttttccattcaaaggaatatgtccatttaaaaatgtctgaTTTCCGGCAATGCAGAATCACTACCGCAACCATTctcaaaaaatcttaaaagacatGGTAATAAATTTGGTAATGAATTTTAAGAGGAGGGTGTAATGTTCCTTGCATTCCTTCAACCTACAAGTGCacagtaacatttaaaaactggATCCTCTGGTTTGTCAGTAATGGAGCATATGGATAAAGCGACAGTGATAAGCATTTGGGGGGATGTGGCTGCTCCTTAAGGAAGGCCACGCTGCGCCCTTTCACTGTCAGGAGGCTCAGTCAGCAGGTCCGAGTGATATTTACACTGAGAAATTGGGCAGAAAATCTGCTGTCACACTTGGCTATATTtactttccaaatttatttttttctcagagcaGGTGATAAAAAGCCCCAAGGCGAGTCTGAAATGATATAGGATAGGTTCTCTTTCCTCAGTTCACCCCAACCCTTGAAATACCTGTGATGTCAAAGGGACGCACCCGGCCAGAAGCAGGGTGGGTTGTTCTCTGGGCAGTGAGCGAAACAAAGACTCTAGTGTGTGGTTAACAAcggcttccttttttaaaaatcaccagttGTAGTGTGCTGGAAGATCATTTTCAGTTTTAGTCTCACTTATTGTTTACACGTAACCTTGGCTTTGAGTTCagggtgaatttttttaaaggagtctAGCTTTGGGGACTGATGATTCCATAACATGAGAATATGCAAAGAAaggcttttccttctttcttttttttttttttcttgtctttttgccatttcttgggccgctcctgtggcatatgggatgttcccaggctaggggttgaatcggagctgtagctgccagcctatgccagagccacagcaacgtgggatccgagccgtgtctgcgacctacaccacaggtcagggcaacgccggatccttaacccactgagcaagggcagggaccgaacctgcaacctcatggttcctagtcagattcgttaaccactgtgccacgacgggaactcccgcaaagGAAGGCTTTCTATCTCATCATGTTGAGGGCTACAGAAAGCGGGCACTGAAGgttgaaaagagaggaaaaggaggagttcctgctgtggcacagtgggttgagaatccgactgcaggagttcctgtcgtggctcagtggaaacgaatctgactagtatccatgaggacgcaggtttgatccccagccttgcttagtgggttaaggatcaggtgttgtcgtgagctgcagtgtaggtctcagatgcagctcggatccctcattgctatggcagtggcataggctggcagctgcagctccgatttgacccctagcctggcaacctccatatgctgcgggtgtggccctacaaagacggggggaaaaaaaaaaaaaagaatccaactatatAGCATCTCCAGTTGCTGCCGAGGTATGGGTTTGCTATCTggctggcacagtaggttaaaggatccagcattgtcacagttgaggtgtaggtcacagctgcaacgtggattcattccctggcctgggaacttccatatgccacgggcggggtcgtaaaataaaaactgcaaggCAACTTCCCCATCTATAGACTGGAAATCATGCCTTTACTTTTAACAGTGCTGTGGTGAGAACAAGTTAATTAAAAGAAGcagatgcaaataaataaataaataaaacttcaaaagagagaagaaggagttAATAGATCAAAAACCCTGAGTGGTTTAATACACAGATATTACATGAGGGTGAGATTATACGACTATAAGGTGGTGCCCCTTAGAAGTTCATGGCCTCTTGTGGGTACAATCAGCAGTGACCCCTGCAGTCCTGAGGGGGTGACAGGAGGATACTGAAAGGATGGTTCTGAGCACCCTTCTCACCCTCTGTAGGTCCTGGCAGGATCCTTCCGGGTGTCCAGGACACACTGCATTCCCTCCTAACTAACTTCTCgccttccatccacccatccacccatccacccatcccttctttcctccagcctgccctccttccttccagaaaTTCTCCAAGGGGCTAAAACTACTAGTAACAATTAGGAAGCTCATTACATCCACGCCTGAACTTTGAGTTCCTCTGGCAGGGAGTAGAGGGAGCAAGGGTTAGACGTTATGACCTCAGAATTTTCCAATACTCGCTACCTGGTGGAATGTGTAATCCCGTAAAACCACCTTGAATAAGGCTTCCTGAGGCCCTGAGCTACTTCCTGGTAGTAACTCTGGCTCTTGAGAGGATGTGTTCATTGTTTGCCCCCGTGGCGAACTCACCCGTGACTTAGAAAACTATCCTTTAAGTCTGAGGAGACCTTCACTTTATCAATTGTgagtccccttcatggctcagcagttaacgaacctggctgagatccatgaggatgagggttccatccctggtctcgctcagtgggttaaggatctggcgttgcaatgagctgtggtataggtcacagaggcagctcggatctggtgttgctctggctgtggtgtaggccggcagctatagctctgattcagcccctagcctgggaacttccatatgctgcaggtgtggccctaaaaaaaagcaaaaaaaaaaaaaaaaaaagtgttccctaGGAATAAGAAATACCTAGAATACTTAACGCTGCCATGtgctataaactttaaaaaatacccgCTGCCTTCCTAACTGTACAACTTTTTCAGTATCACTCACAAAAGAcacactgtataaatttaaatcTTTCTCTGTCAAATTAAACGGGAGGCCTAGCTAATTACTCCTTGAAGACATGGCAGATTTTTGAATTCACAGTAAAGATAGAAAGTCTTAACtcattgaaaaaggaaaaaccaactTAATGCTAAATTTAAGGAACACAGTTGTTTCAGGAGTCTACTGACAGATTTATTgcttaaagatatatttttttcttccacaaataGCAATTTAATGCTGTTTCAAAACTGGACAGTGGAGAATATTCCTGTGAAGCCCGTAATTCTGTCGGACATCGCAAGTGTCCTGGGAAACGAATGCAAGTAGGTAAGCATGAAATATTGGGAGAACCAAATGGTTTGCATTTAAAAAGTgcaaatatttggggagttccccttgtggctaagcagaaacgaatctgactagtatccatgaagatgcaggttccatccctggcctcaatcagtgggttaaggatccagtgttgctgtgagctgtggtgtaggtcacagacgaggctcagatcccacgttgctgtggctatggcgtagctcagcagctatagctccgatttgacccctagcctgggaacctccatatgctgctgtttggccctaaaaagacaataaataaataaataaataaatgtgcaaaTATTTGGGAGTGGAAAGAGCAAGGAGTAGATAAGGCATGAGTGATGCGAAGGATGAATGGGAGAAATAAGTGTGACATAACATGttacagaaaacaaaagtccTGTTTTCATCCACCTTATAGCCAAGCCAAgaacatttatcattttattttatagatattcaaaattttcaaataattattttaaaaataggctcaTCTGAGCAATCCTCTttcaaacaaaagctaagagtcTTATAAATTGCTCAGCGTCAAGGATTTGGATGgggggttcaaattccagctctgccactaattACTACCTGCTCTTGGGCAATTTAATtaacctctgtgcctcagtctctccCAAACAGAATTAGTAATATATTGTCCTCATAGGGTTGCTATGaagattaaaataatattcaaaagtgTTAGAATAGCACCAGCATATTGTAAGCACTATATAAGTATTGACTATTTTAATTGGTCATTTTTTCCATCCCCTGAAATACTACACTTGTACCTATCACAGAGTGAGCTCTCAGAAAAGACATGGTGAGTATATGTCATGGATCCAGGTTGCTATGAAACATAGCTGCTGTGTATCCTATTTCACAAAATGTTTCTTAGGGTCCAATAAAATTTGGGCtcacccacacacctacagccaactaatctatgacaaacgaggcaagaatatacaatggagaaaggacagcttgttcaataagtggtgctgggaaaactggacagccacatggaaaagaatgaaattagaacactccctaacaccatacacaaaaataaactccaaatggattaaagacctagatgtaagaccagacactataaaactcttagaggaaaacataggccaaatactctctgacataaatgacagcaacatcttctcagatccacctcttagagtaatgacagtaaaaacaaaaataaacaaatgggacctaatcaaacttaaaagtttctgcacagcaaaggaaaccctaaacaaaatgaaaagacagcccacagaatgggagaaaatctttgcaagtgaatcaactgacaagggattcatctccaaa is a genomic window of Sus scrofa isolate TJ Tabasco breed Duroc chromosome 13, Sscrofa11.1, whole genome shotgun sequence containing:
- the JAM2 gene encoding junctional adhesion molecule B, which codes for MARRSRHRLLLLLLRYLVVALDYHKACGFSDPKDHHVVTAIEYQEVILACKYPKKTVSSRLEWKKLGRGISFVYYQQALQGAFKDRAELIDFSIRIKNVTRNDAGKYRCEISAPSEQGQNLAEDTVTLEVLVAPAVPSCEVPSSALSGTTVELRCQDKEGNPAPEYTWFKDGIRLSGNPRLDAQSTNSSYTMNVKSGSLQFNAVSKLDSGEYSCEARNSVGHRKCPGKRMQVDDLNISGIIAAVVVVAIVISLCGLGVCYAQRKGYFSKETSFQKSGSASKAPTMSENDFKHTKSFII